A region of Acidimicrobiales bacterium DNA encodes the following proteins:
- a CDS encoding cytochrome b/b6 domain-containing protein, which yields MLPSTEGVRFDRVERWFHWANAVLFLVLLASAAALYLDPLSRLVGRRALVRDIHVYSGLALPVVWVLAFGPLRTVALRADVRRLNRWTADDWHWVRSFGRDPYAKVGKFNPGQKLNAAIIAGAVPVLLGTGVIMRWFTPFPLTWRTGATFVHDWLAVVVFAFTVGHIGKALSHPSALRAMWSGSAKPVSPPARSR from the coding sequence ATGCTCCCGTCGACTGAGGGCGTGCGCTTCGACCGGGTGGAGCGGTGGTTCCACTGGGCCAACGCCGTGCTGTTCCTCGTGCTGCTGGCGAGTGCCGCCGCCCTCTACCTCGACCCGCTATCGCGGCTGGTGGGCCGCCGGGCGCTGGTGCGCGACATCCACGTGTACTCCGGGCTGGCGCTCCCGGTGGTGTGGGTGCTGGCGTTCGGACCTCTGCGCACGGTGGCGCTGCGCGCCGACGTCCGTCGCCTCAACCGGTGGACGGCAGACGACTGGCATTGGGTGCGGTCCTTTGGGCGCGACCCCTACGCCAAGGTCGGCAAGTTCAACCCCGGCCAGAAGCTGAACGCGGCGATCATCGCCGGTGCCGTCCCCGTCCTGCTCGGCACCGGCGTGATCATGCGCTGGTTCACCCCGTTCCCACTGACGTGGCGCACGGGCGCCACCTTCGTCCACGACTGGTTGGCCGTGGTCGTGTTCGCCTTCACCGTCGGCCACATCGGCAAGGCGCTCTCCCACCCGAGTGCGCTGCGAGCCATGTGGTCGGGGTCGGCGAAGCCCGTCAGTCCTCCGGCTCGATCCCGCTGA
- a CDS encoding Mrp/NBP35 family ATP-binding protein, with protein MPTEAQIIEALRPVEDPELHLSIVDLGMVKKVDLRRGTISVLIALTVPGCPLRAEITSRVTAALLPLDGVKDVKVDMTVMTDEERAAVRERMGAAQGGGGHAGHSHAGGGQKLGHEDGRPNPFMAAGSKTRVLGISSGKGGVGKSSVTVNAAVALARQGYDVAVLDADVYGFSVPKMLGITQDPVVIDDMIVPPEAHGVKVISIGFFVEENQPVMWRGPMLHKALEQFLVDVYWGEPDYLLIDMPPGTGDVALSMAQYLPKSEMFVVTTPQAAAQRVAQRTAFMAKKVNLPLRGVIENMAWFTGDDGKRYEIFGRGGGAALAQELGVPLIGQVPLVPDLREGGDIGLPVTVSDPDGEAAQAFDVIAKELVNMGPARIFRPELKIT; from the coding sequence GTGCCCACCGAAGCGCAGATAATCGAGGCATTGCGGCCGGTCGAGGACCCGGAGCTCCACCTGAGCATCGTCGACCTCGGCATGGTCAAGAAGGTCGACCTCCGGCGGGGCACGATCTCCGTCCTCATCGCCCTCACCGTTCCCGGCTGCCCCCTGCGGGCCGAGATCACCTCGCGGGTCACCGCCGCGCTGCTGCCGCTCGACGGCGTCAAGGACGTGAAGGTCGACATGACCGTCATGACCGACGAGGAACGGGCCGCCGTGCGCGAGCGCATGGGCGCGGCCCAAGGCGGCGGCGGCCACGCGGGCCACTCGCACGCGGGCGGCGGGCAGAAGCTGGGCCACGAGGACGGCCGCCCCAATCCGTTCATGGCCGCAGGCTCGAAGACTCGGGTGCTCGGTATTTCGTCTGGCAAGGGTGGGGTCGGCAAGTCGTCGGTCACCGTCAACGCCGCAGTGGCACTGGCCCGCCAGGGCTACGACGTGGCCGTGCTCGACGCCGACGTGTACGGGTTCTCGGTCCCCAAGATGCTCGGCATCACCCAGGACCCCGTCGTCATCGACGACATGATCGTGCCGCCCGAGGCGCATGGCGTGAAGGTCATCTCCATCGGGTTCTTCGTGGAGGAAAACCAGCCGGTGATGTGGCGGGGGCCGATGCTGCACAAAGCGCTCGAGCAGTTCCTGGTCGACGTCTACTGGGGCGAGCCCGACTACCTGCTGATCGACATGCCGCCCGGCACCGGCGACGTGGCGCTGTCGATGGCGCAATACCTGCCCAAGTCGGAGATGTTCGTGGTGACCACCCCGCAGGCCGCTGCCCAGCGGGTGGCCCAGCGCACGGCGTTCATGGCCAAGAAGGTCAACCTGCCGCTGCGGGGGGTCATCGAGAACATGGCGTGGTTCACCGGCGACGACGGCAAGCGCTACGAAATCTTCGGCCGCGGCGGCGGCGCTGCGCTGGCCCAGGAGTTGGGCGTGCCGCTCATCGGCCAGGTGCCGCTGGTGCCCGACCTGCGCGAGGGCGGCGACATCGGCCTGCCGGTCACGGTGTCCGATCCTGACGGCGAGGCCGCGCAGGCCTTCGACGTCATCGCCAAAGAGCTGGTGAACATGGGCCCGGCGCGCATCTTCCGCCCGGAGCTGAAGATCACCTGA
- a CDS encoding lysyl oxidase family protein codes for MGSVVVLIPWYPAQSAAPVPPSCDPTTPTVGAEACIGVLTGDPGDPFAPQRTYPDLSPNVTEVEAYPPVLGYDEATQTFTYGPNDLYFDTHARNLGSVPLDLVADDPSNVNGSSVSQCVSWTTNLGCRERVTVGGFVWHDIHTHFHFEDFASYELRRLRRNGTVDYRQRGLIATSEKVSFCLLDSIRIRDDSSPVLRYTSCTHAQEGISPGWADIYGSNLEGQSVSLAGVSDGRYALVINMNPGGHVLETDATNNRVVAIVEMTNLATPEPTVSIVDRFWN; via the coding sequence GTGGGATCCGTCGTCGTGCTCATACCGTGGTACCCGGCGCAGAGCGCGGCGCCTGTGCCGCCGTCGTGCGATCCGACGACACCGACCGTCGGGGCGGAGGCATGTATCGGGGTGCTGACAGGCGACCCGGGCGACCCGTTTGCGCCCCAGCGCACATATCCCGATCTCAGCCCAAACGTCACAGAGGTCGAGGCCTACCCGCCGGTGCTCGGGTACGACGAGGCCACCCAGACGTTCACATACGGTCCGAACGACCTGTATTTCGACACCCACGCCCGCAACCTGGGCTCCGTCCCCCTCGACCTGGTAGCCGACGATCCGAGCAACGTCAACGGTTCGTCGGTGTCGCAGTGCGTGTCGTGGACGACGAACCTCGGCTGTCGGGAGCGCGTCACAGTCGGCGGCTTTGTGTGGCACGACATCCACACACATTTCCATTTTGAGGATTTTGCCAGTTACGAACTGCGCCGTCTGCGCCGCAATGGCACGGTCGACTACCGTCAGCGCGGCCTCATCGCCACCAGCGAAAAAGTCTCGTTCTGCCTCCTCGACTCGATCCGGATACGCGACGACAGCTCGCCGGTGCTGCGTTACACGAGTTGCACACACGCCCAGGAAGGCATTTCCCCAGGCTGGGCCGACATCTACGGCAGCAACCTGGAAGGCCAGTCTGTGTCGTTGGCGGGCGTCTCCGACGGTCGATACGCCCTGGTCATAAACATGAATCCGGGAGGCCACGTGCTGGAGACCGACGCCACCAACAACCGGGTCGTCGCCATTGTGGAGATGACGAACCTGGCTACCCCGGAGCCCACAGTGTCGATCGTCGATCGGTTCTGGAATTGA
- a CDS encoding helix-turn-helix domain-containing protein — MDDAQFSAAVIAVTSAFGDPTRRDIYLFAREGERGVTAAEVAERFELHPNVARHHLDKLAAGGYLEVHVARGGTGAGRPSKRYRSAARDTALEFPAPRDDLLVTLLGKALALIPAEQAEAMAEQVGEQYGRSLAEHMAPGEGQRSFRNALHAVADALTAHGFAAHAEARGGSLAIIADHCPFGETATQHPVICAVDRGMVRGMLAGLYGNAVPTTTASRALGDDACVTSLA, encoded by the coding sequence GTGGACGACGCTCAGTTCTCGGCCGCAGTCATCGCGGTCACGTCGGCCTTCGGCGACCCGACCCGGCGTGATATCTACCTCTTCGCCCGTGAAGGCGAACGGGGCGTCACCGCCGCCGAAGTGGCCGAACGCTTCGAGCTCCACCCCAACGTGGCCCGCCACCACCTCGACAAGCTGGCCGCCGGCGGGTACCTCGAAGTGCACGTCGCACGGGGCGGCACCGGCGCCGGGCGCCCGTCGAAGCGGTACCGCAGCGCGGCGCGCGACACCGCCCTCGAGTTCCCCGCTCCCCGCGACGACCTGTTGGTCACCCTGCTGGGCAAGGCGCTGGCGCTGATCCCGGCCGAGCAGGCCGAGGCCATGGCCGAGCAGGTGGGCGAGCAATACGGCCGTTCCCTGGCCGAGCACATGGCGCCCGGCGAAGGGCAACGCTCGTTCCGCAACGCCCTCCACGCCGTGGCCGACGCCCTCACCGCCCACGGCTTCGCCGCCCACGCCGAGGCCCGCGGCGGGTCGCTGGCGATCATCGCCGACCACTGCCCCTTCGGTGAGACGGCCACCCAGCACCCGGTGATCTGCGCCGTCGACCGCGGCATGGTGCGCGGCATGCTGGCCGGCCTCTACGGCAACGCCGTGCCGACCACAACCGCCTCGCGCGCGCTGGGCGACGACGCCTGCGTCACCTCGCTGGCCTAG
- a CDS encoding molybdopterin-dependent oxidoreductase, which produces MESEGVPVGRRVVLGMLGLGAVGVLFGSKVTDTVNGLFSPLGAALPAAGGFRIYTVTGSLPARSEAEYRLKVTGLVDRPLELTVADLRAMPRTRFVKDFQCVTGWRVPDVPWTGVALSALLDAAGVQAAGKALRFVSFDGAYTESLTLEQARRPDMVVAYEMYDKPVTRAHGGPVRLYTAPMYGYKSCKWLAEIEVTPRVVPGYWELRGYDIDAWIGKSNGRDDAPVD; this is translated from the coding sequence ATGGAGAGCGAGGGCGTCCCGGTCGGCCGGCGGGTCGTCCTCGGGATGCTCGGGCTGGGCGCCGTCGGGGTGCTGTTCGGCTCCAAGGTCACCGACACCGTGAACGGCCTGTTCTCGCCGCTCGGGGCCGCGCTGCCTGCGGCAGGCGGCTTCCGCATCTACACGGTGACCGGCTCCTTGCCTGCGCGCTCGGAGGCGGAGTACCGGCTCAAGGTGACGGGCCTGGTCGACCGGCCGTTGGAACTGACGGTGGCCGACCTGCGGGCGATGCCTCGCACCCGGTTCGTCAAGGACTTCCAGTGCGTGACCGGGTGGCGTGTGCCCGACGTGCCGTGGACGGGCGTGGCCTTGTCGGCCCTGCTCGACGCCGCCGGGGTGCAGGCGGCAGGCAAGGCGCTGCGCTTCGTGTCGTTCGACGGCGCCTACACCGAGAGCCTCACCCTGGAGCAGGCCCGCCGGCCCGACATGGTCGTGGCCTACGAGATGTACGACAAGCCGGTGACCCGGGCCCACGGGGGGCCGGTGCGGCTCTATACGGCGCCTATGTACGGCTACAAGTCGTGCAAGTGGCTGGCCGAGATCGAGGTCACGCCTCGGGTGGTCCCGGGCTACTGGGAGTTGCGGGGCTACGACATCGACGCCTGGATCGGGAAGTCGAACGGGCGGGACGATGCTCCCGTCGACTGA
- a CDS encoding cysteine desulfurase family protein codes for MGRHYLDHASTSPARPEVVEAMLPWLVGEQAADPGRVHTEGRMARAAVEHAREQVAALVGARPREVVFTSGATEAINAVSFGAGGPVALAPVEHSAVRDSAARHEMIDLAVDGVGRIDLASVDEALDRSARLVHCQWGNHEVGTLQPVREVVERCRERNVLVHVDAAQAVGRVPVDFRGLEADLLSVSAHKFGGPKGIGALVVRRGLRLDPFIVGGEQERARRAGMENVPAIIGFGTAAEAPLVDTRPLVQRLAAAACAVDGVTRYGDPDDALPHILCVGIDGVEAEAVLLGLDQAGIAAHSGSACSSESLEPSPVLAAMGVEAERSLRLSVGWSTTEEDVDAFADAFPRVVARLRSLGA; via the coding sequence GTGGGCCGCCACTACCTCGACCACGCCTCCACCTCGCCAGCCCGACCCGAGGTGGTCGAGGCCATGCTGCCCTGGCTGGTCGGCGAGCAGGCCGCCGACCCCGGCCGGGTGCATACCGAGGGACGCATGGCCCGCGCCGCTGTCGAGCACGCCCGGGAGCAGGTGGCCGCACTGGTCGGTGCCCGGCCCCGCGAGGTCGTGTTCACCAGCGGCGCCACCGAAGCCATCAACGCCGTGTCATTCGGCGCAGGTGGGCCGGTCGCACTGGCGCCCGTCGAGCACTCGGCGGTGCGCGACTCCGCCGCCCGCCACGAGATGATCGACCTTGCCGTCGACGGCGTTGGTCGCATCGACCTCGCCTCGGTCGACGAGGCGCTCGACCGCAGCGCCCGCCTCGTGCACTGCCAGTGGGGCAACCACGAAGTGGGCACGTTGCAGCCGGTGCGCGAGGTGGTCGAGCGCTGCCGGGAGCGCAACGTGCTCGTGCACGTCGACGCCGCCCAGGCTGTGGGGCGGGTGCCCGTCGACTTCCGCGGCCTCGAAGCCGACCTCCTGTCGGTCAGCGCCCACAAGTTCGGCGGACCCAAGGGGATCGGCGCACTGGTGGTGCGCAGGGGCCTGCGCCTCGACCCCTTCATCGTGGGTGGCGAGCAGGAGCGGGCTCGGCGGGCGGGCATGGAGAACGTGCCCGCCATCATCGGCTTCGGCACTGCCGCCGAAGCGCCACTGGTCGACACCCGTCCATTGGTGCAGCGGTTGGCCGCCGCCGCCTGCGCCGTCGACGGTGTCACCCGCTACGGCGACCCCGACGACGCCCTCCCCCACATCCTCTGCGTCGGCATCGACGGCGTGGAAGCCGAGGCGGTCCTCCTGGGCCTCGACCAAGCAGGCATCGCCGCCCACTCCGGCTCGGCCTGTTCGTCGGAGTCGCTGGAACCCTCGCCCGTGTTGGCCGCCATGGGCGTGGAGGCCGAGCGCTCCCTGCGGCTCTCGGTCGGGTGGTCCACGACCGAGGAAGACGTCGATGCCTTCGCCGACGCCTTCCCGCGTGTAGTCGCCCGCTTGCGTTCGCTGGGCGCCTAG
- a CDS encoding response regulator transcription factor has protein sequence MPPVRVVVVDDHEIVRAGLAAMLGREPDIHVVATASTGEEALDLITELRPEVAVVDYSLPRMSGVEVCEEVTRRFEEVGVVMLTNFSHDEVILKAVEAGARAYVCKDVDGFELKRAIRAVAKGDAVLDPKVTGRVLRWAHRRNTGYGDDSLSMREIEVLRLVAKGGTNKDIAAAMCVSENTVKTYLRRALEKLNCHSRSEAAATAAKRGLL, from the coding sequence GTGCCGCCGGTACGAGTCGTGGTCGTTGACGACCACGAGATCGTTCGGGCGGGCCTGGCGGCCATGCTCGGGCGAGAGCCCGATATCCACGTGGTGGCCACGGCATCGACGGGCGAAGAGGCGTTGGACCTGATCACCGAGCTCCGGCCGGAAGTGGCAGTTGTCGACTACTCGCTGCCGCGCATGAGCGGCGTCGAGGTGTGCGAAGAAGTGACACGCCGTTTCGAAGAAGTGGGCGTGGTGATGCTCACGAACTTCAGCCACGACGAAGTGATTCTCAAGGCGGTCGAAGCCGGGGCGCGGGCGTACGTGTGCAAGGACGTCGACGGGTTCGAGCTCAAGCGCGCTATCCGCGCTGTCGCAAAAGGAGATGCGGTCTTGGACCCGAAGGTGACGGGCCGGGTGCTCCGCTGGGCCCATCGGCGCAACACAGGCTACGGCGACGACTCGTTGTCGATGCGAGAGATCGAGGTGCTCCGCCTGGTGGCCAAGGGCGGCACCAACAAGGACATCGCCGCCGCCATGTGCGTCAGCGAGAACACGGTCAAGACCTACTTGCGCCGTGCATTGGAAAAGCTCAATTGCCACAGCCGGTCGGAAGCGGCGGCGACGGCAGCAAAGAGGGGGTTGCTGTGA
- a CDS encoding helix-turn-helix transcriptional regulator — MGTENAGAPTFAFGQRVRTRRIELGLSQEALARRAGLHRTYVGSLERGERNVALINIVRLGKALGVDPGTLISGIEPED; from the coding sequence ATGGGAACCGAAAACGCGGGCGCGCCTACCTTTGCCTTCGGGCAACGGGTCAGGACGCGACGTATCGAGCTGGGACTGTCACAGGAGGCGTTGGCACGACGGGCGGGCTTGCACCGCACCTACGTGGGCTCGCTGGAGCGCGGCGAACGCAACGTGGCGCTCATAAACATCGTGCGGCTGGGCAAGGCGCTGGGGGTCGACCCCGGCACCTTGATCAGCGGGATCGAGCCGGAGGACTGA
- a CDS encoding ABC transporter substrate-binding protein: protein MNRNNGLKTFALVAAVFLVLSWLRLDPGSGEQTVRGGSAGQDGGTAGDDDGDIGALDEVVDPTNPQSNLVNDPTATGPDPKGLECARGKNGGATDKGVTPTSIRLASTAVLDGPAKSLLEDSPNAMKAVVDKVNKAGGICGRLLELRIVNDSFKADDGLRIIKNFIAEGYFALPVVPSAEGLGSAITSGEIAKAKIPVVGSDGMRKEQYAEPYVWPVASATVTAMRVMAKYGYENRAARSFAIVYDSKYRFGIEGRDAFRDQVRALGGEVKAEIDLDPDLPSYGSKVAEFNGAGKCGQGKCDMVAMLLLPETATKWLKGNPERALRYTAGAQTLFTDRFAADCVQQYGTKCEGMAVWTGYNPPIGPLASLPGVSTYVNDVRAVKANIDVTNQFVEGAYLGMSVFVEALRKVGPNLTRERLKAVMDSMTFTSDLSSPLTWAPGRHYANTRAQSFAMTVSQGTFRGWRNEGTGFLQDPAFG, encoded by the coding sequence ATGAATCGCAACAACGGCCTTAAGACCTTCGCACTCGTCGCAGCAGTGTTCCTGGTGCTGTCGTGGTTGCGGCTCGACCCCGGATCAGGGGAGCAAACAGTGCGCGGTGGGAGCGCGGGCCAAGACGGCGGGACCGCGGGTGACGACGACGGCGATATCGGTGCGCTCGACGAAGTCGTCGACCCGACAAACCCGCAGAGCAACCTCGTCAACGACCCCACCGCAACAGGGCCCGATCCCAAGGGCCTGGAGTGCGCTCGCGGAAAGAACGGCGGCGCCACCGACAAGGGCGTGACGCCGACGTCGATCCGCCTGGCTTCGACCGCCGTGCTCGACGGGCCCGCCAAGAGCCTGCTCGAGGACTCGCCCAATGCCATGAAGGCCGTGGTCGACAAGGTCAACAAGGCGGGCGGCATCTGCGGCCGGCTGCTTGAGCTACGGATCGTGAACGACTCGTTCAAGGCCGACGACGGCCTGCGCATCATCAAAAACTTCATTGCCGAGGGCTACTTCGCGCTGCCTGTGGTGCCGTCGGCCGAAGGCCTCGGCTCGGCCATCACCTCCGGTGAGATCGCCAAGGCCAAGATCCCCGTGGTCGGCAGCGACGGCATGCGCAAAGAGCAGTACGCCGAGCCGTATGTCTGGCCGGTTGCCTCGGCCACCGTAACGGCCATGCGGGTGATGGCGAAGTACGGCTATGAGAACCGGGCTGCCCGCTCGTTCGCCATCGTCTACGACAGCAAGTACCGGTTCGGCATCGAAGGACGCGACGCATTTCGCGACCAAGTCAGGGCCTTGGGCGGCGAGGTGAAGGCCGAAATCGACCTCGATCCCGACCTGCCTTCCTACGGCTCCAAGGTCGCCGAGTTCAACGGGGCCGGGAAGTGCGGGCAGGGCAAGTGCGACATGGTCGCCATGCTCCTGCTGCCGGAGACGGCAACCAAATGGCTGAAGGGCAACCCCGAGCGCGCCCTGCGGTACACCGCCGGGGCCCAGACGCTGTTCACCGACCGGTTCGCGGCGGACTGCGTGCAGCAGTACGGCACAAAGTGCGAAGGCATGGCCGTGTGGACGGGCTACAACCCGCCTATCGGCCCGCTGGCCTCGTTGCCTGGCGTGTCCACCTATGTGAACGACGTGCGGGCAGTGAAGGCCAACATCGACGTGACCAACCAGTTCGTCGAGGGTGCCTACCTGGGCATGTCGGTATTCGTCGAGGCCCTACGGAAGGTCGGGCCCAACCTGACGCGCGAGCGACTCAAGGCCGTCATGGACTCCATGACGTTCACCTCCGACCTGTCGTCGCCGCTCACGTGGGCACCGGGCCGCCACTACGCCAACACCCGGGCGCAGTCGTTCGCCATGACCGTGAGCCAGGGCACCTTCCGCGGCTGGCGCAACGAGGGCACCGGGTTCTTGCAGGACCCGGCGTTCGGGTAG
- a CDS encoding histidine kinase has protein sequence MQRSTPPPGAVGLLTQVAMAANSALSPPELLWSIARLTMEALAAEGASVLLADAERGALVPMCTVGHGVEVQSVPLVEAPMARGADVLAPLAVDGRPVGVFVVVGAGADAADVVAAVAALASIALRNARLVERSEAKAATLARLVAVAAELNATSSLAGVVERVRAAYADLLGAAACDVRVRPSNTPASGADRVPGTTRRAVPSVSHPVADGDHRTVELEPSQPSSSTVHFPLRTADGFLGYVVVERGQVAIDDLETGQALADLAAAAIARAQMGDRLRLQLHEAEALARLSEVVAGAGGLTVAVRELNRTLPRDLGIRLRSISLANAELRLAVGGRVPDADELEAIRSWRAVLGKGGKPLAPRPVAGGLLVPVAHRSKVHGALRVSLAGGPTVDVVTEDLLLAIGAGCAELVHKAGLQRSLAESERRLAVAVERDRIAQDLHDSVGQLITAMGMRLAQYVADAPDKVWRARLEELLQMAGRGNREVRQSVYALLFLQARGAALPSSIRELCNKFETTTGLPVRFVLHGTPVPLAAPKEDALFRTAHEALVNVERHARASMVTVHLTYGPEGALLTIRDDGVGLGHRDPFGRSGHFGIRAMQRRLEDTGGELRVRNAAPRGVLVEARIPKKKGAARAAGTSRGR, from the coding sequence GTGCAGCGCTCGACGCCGCCCCCTGGCGCCGTCGGGCTGCTCACCCAGGTGGCCATGGCAGCCAACTCGGCGTTGTCGCCGCCCGAGCTGCTGTGGAGCATCGCCCGGCTGACCATGGAGGCCTTGGCCGCCGAGGGGGCGTCGGTCCTGTTGGCCGACGCCGAACGGGGGGCGCTGGTCCCCATGTGCACCGTGGGCCACGGCGTCGAGGTCCAGTCGGTTCCCTTGGTGGAGGCGCCGATGGCGCGGGGTGCCGACGTGTTGGCCCCCTTGGCCGTCGACGGCCGGCCTGTCGGCGTGTTCGTCGTGGTGGGGGCGGGTGCCGACGCCGCCGATGTGGTGGCTGCCGTGGCGGCGCTGGCCTCGATCGCCCTGCGCAACGCCCGATTGGTGGAGCGGTCCGAGGCCAAGGCGGCGACGCTGGCCCGGCTGGTGGCCGTGGCCGCCGAGCTGAACGCCACGTCGTCCCTGGCCGGCGTGGTCGAACGCGTGCGTGCCGCCTATGCAGACCTGTTGGGAGCGGCGGCGTGCGACGTGCGCGTGCGGCCGTCGAATACTCCGGCGAGTGGGGCCGATCGGGTTCCCGGAACCACTCGTCGGGCGGTCCCGTCCGTGTCCCACCCCGTCGCGGACGGCGACCACCGGACCGTCGAGCTCGAGCCTTCCCAGCCCTCGAGCTCGACGGTCCATTTCCCTTTGCGCACGGCCGACGGATTCCTCGGCTACGTGGTGGTGGAGCGGGGGCAGGTGGCGATCGACGACCTGGAGACGGGCCAAGCCTTGGCTGACCTGGCCGCCGCGGCCATCGCCCGGGCGCAGATGGGCGACCGGCTGCGCCTGCAGTTGCACGAGGCCGAGGCGCTGGCCCGGTTGTCGGAGGTGGTGGCGGGCGCCGGGGGGCTGACCGTCGCCGTGCGTGAGCTCAACCGCACGCTGCCCCGTGACCTGGGGATCAGGCTGCGGTCGATCTCGCTGGCCAACGCCGAGTTGCGCCTGGCCGTGGGCGGACGGGTGCCCGACGCCGATGAGTTGGAGGCCATCCGATCGTGGCGGGCCGTGCTGGGCAAGGGCGGTAAGCCGTTGGCGCCCCGACCGGTGGCCGGCGGCTTGTTGGTGCCTGTGGCCCATCGGAGCAAGGTGCACGGGGCCCTGCGCGTGTCGCTGGCGGGCGGTCCGACGGTGGATGTGGTGACCGAGGATCTGCTCCTCGCCATCGGCGCCGGGTGCGCGGAGCTGGTGCACAAGGCGGGGCTGCAACGAAGCCTGGCCGAGAGCGAGCGGCGCCTGGCGGTGGCGGTCGAGCGTGACCGCATCGCCCAGGACCTGCACGACTCGGTGGGGCAGCTCATCACCGCCATGGGCATGCGGTTGGCCCAGTACGTGGCGGACGCGCCCGACAAGGTGTGGCGGGCGCGGTTGGAGGAGCTGCTGCAGATGGCGGGGCGGGGCAACCGTGAGGTTCGGCAGTCGGTGTATGCGCTGCTGTTCCTGCAGGCACGGGGGGCTGCCCTGCCCTCGTCCATCCGCGAGCTGTGCAACAAGTTCGAGACGACGACCGGCCTACCGGTGCGGTTCGTGCTGCACGGCACGCCAGTGCCGCTGGCGGCACCAAAAGAGGATGCGCTGTTCCGCACTGCGCACGAGGCATTGGTGAACGTCGAGCGGCATGCCCGAGCGTCGATGGTCACGGTGCACCTGACGTACGGGCCGGAGGGCGCGCTGCTGACGATTCGAGACGACGGGGTGGGATTGGGCCACCGCGACCCGTTCGGCCGGTCGGGCCACTTCGGCATCCGGGCCATGCAGCGGCGGTTGGAGGACACCGGCGGCGAATTGCGGGTCCGCAATGCCGCGCCGCGTGGGGTGTTGGTCGAGGCTCGCATTCCCAAGAAGAAGGGAGCAGCCCGTGCCGCCGGTACGAGTCGTGGTCGTTGA